From Streptomyces sp. TLI_053, a single genomic window includes:
- a CDS encoding ABC transporter substrate-binding protein, which translates to MRRSRTVALTAAAAAAVLVVTGCSSGTKSSDAKSTASGSATDAAGGSGANAATKGIVNASDKKGGTVTFEMKGTPDSLDPGNTYYAYIYNFSRLYGRPLTTFQPGAGEAGNKLVPDLAESLGQVSADGLSWTYKLRKGLKYDDGTPITSKDVKYAVERSNFAPDVNSNGPTYFKELLVDNPTPYEGPYKDKTGDLKSIETPDDTTIVFHLTHAFADFDYLVSAPQTVPVPQAKDTGAEYVKKIVSSGSFKFESYEDGKQAVLVPNTNWDPSTDPIRKQLPDKIVLRMNIDQATIDKDLLAGNAQVDLVGGGVDPQTQAQILQNPKLKANTDNAYGGRLVYMAINTDVAPFDNIECRKAVQYAVDKVSVQTALGGPVRGQVANTVLPPDIPGHQDFNVWETKDNKGDEAKAKAALKACGKDSITTVLSARTERATEVAAATSIQAALKKVGINAEIQQFPQGKYLADSAGAPKFAKEHNIGLMMMQWGADWPTGYGFLQQIVDGRAIKASGNSNLASLNDPAVNKLLDDAATNPDRAAREKIYGDIDKKVMEAAVYVPLTDFKVFLYRPDNATNLASTPAFSGEYDYLNIGTK; encoded by the coding sequence ATGCGTAGGTCCCGTACCGTCGCGCTGACCGCCGCGGCCGCTGCCGCGGTCCTGGTCGTCACCGGCTGCTCGTCCGGCACGAAGAGCAGCGATGCCAAGTCCACCGCCTCCGGCTCCGCCACCGACGCCGCCGGCGGCTCCGGTGCCAACGCGGCCACCAAGGGCATCGTCAACGCCTCCGACAAGAAGGGCGGGACGGTGACCTTCGAGATGAAGGGCACCCCCGACTCGCTCGACCCCGGCAACACGTACTACGCGTACATCTACAACTTCTCGCGCCTGTACGGCCGTCCGCTCACCACCTTCCAGCCGGGCGCCGGCGAGGCGGGCAACAAGCTCGTCCCGGACCTCGCCGAGTCGCTCGGCCAGGTCAGCGCCGACGGCCTGAGCTGGACGTACAAGCTGCGCAAGGGCCTGAAGTACGACGACGGCACCCCGATCACCTCGAAGGACGTCAAGTACGCCGTCGAGCGCTCCAACTTCGCGCCGGACGTGAACTCCAACGGCCCGACGTACTTCAAGGAGCTGCTGGTCGACAACCCCACGCCGTACGAGGGTCCGTACAAGGACAAGACCGGCGACCTGAAGTCGATCGAGACCCCGGACGACACCACCATCGTCTTCCACCTGACGCACGCCTTCGCCGACTTCGACTACCTGGTCAGCGCCCCGCAGACGGTCCCGGTCCCGCAGGCCAAGGACACCGGCGCCGAGTACGTCAAGAAGATCGTCTCCTCCGGCTCCTTCAAGTTCGAGTCCTACGAGGACGGCAAGCAGGCCGTCCTGGTCCCGAACACCAACTGGGACCCGAGCACGGACCCGATCCGCAAGCAGCTGCCGGACAAGATCGTGCTCCGGATGAACATCGACCAGGCCACCATCGACAAGGACCTGCTGGCCGGCAACGCCCAGGTCGACCTGGTGGGTGGCGGTGTCGACCCGCAGACCCAGGCGCAGATCCTGCAGAACCCGAAGCTGAAGGCCAACACCGACAACGCCTACGGCGGCCGTCTGGTCTACATGGCCATCAACACCGATGTCGCGCCGTTCGACAACATCGAGTGCCGCAAGGCCGTCCAGTACGCGGTCGACAAGGTCTCGGTGCAGACCGCGCTCGGCGGCCCCGTCCGCGGCCAGGTCGCCAACACCGTGCTCCCGCCCGACATCCCGGGCCACCAGGACTTCAACGTCTGGGAGACCAAGGACAACAAGGGCGACGAGGCCAAGGCCAAGGCCGCTCTGAAGGCCTGCGGCAAGGACAGCATCACCACCGTGCTCTCGGCCCGCACCGAGCGCGCCACCGAGGTCGCCGCGGCCACCTCGATCCAGGCCGCGCTGAAGAAGGTCGGCATCAACGCCGAGATCCAGCAGTTCCCGCAGGGCAAGTACCTGGCCGACAGCGCCGGCGCTCCGAAGTTCGCCAAGGAGCACAACATCGGTCTGATGATGATGCAGTGGGGCGCCGACTGGCCGACCGGCTACGGCTTCCTGCAGCAGATCGTCGACGGCCGCGCGATCAAGGCCTCCGGCAACAGCAACCTGGCCTCGCTGAACGACCCCGCGGTCAACAAGCTGCTCGACGACGCCGCCACCAACCCGGACCGGGCGGCCCGCGAGAAGATCTACGGCGACATCGACAAGAAGGTCATGGAGGCCGCGGTCTACGTCCCGCTGACCGACTTCAAGGTCTTCCTGTACCGCCCGGACAACGCCACCAACCTCGCGTCCACGCCGGCCTTCTCGGGTGAGTACGACTACCTGAACATCGGCACCAAGTAA
- a CDS encoding ABC transporter permease: MTAPIKTAGSTPEADAAASPAKKIEGRSLGRIAWTRFKRDKAAVAGGVVVILLILLAVLAKPIESAFGLDPDALNQDLLDADLGGLPFGDWGGMSWDHPLGVDPLQGRDLLTRVIEGSWVSLLVAFGATVLSNTIGTVLGIMAGYYGGWVDTLISRVMDVFLAFPLLLFAIAISTSLQGGAFGLHGLPLHIMVLIFVIGFFNWPYMGRIVRGQTLSLREREFVYAARSLGARGPFILFKELLPNLVGPILVYSTLLIPTNILFEAGLSFLGVGIQPPQASWGGMLQDAIRYYQVDPQYMVVPGVAIFVTVLAFNLLGDGLRDALDPKSN, encoded by the coding sequence ATGACCGCACCCATCAAGACCGCCGGCAGCACACCGGAGGCAGACGCCGCCGCGAGCCCGGCCAAGAAGATCGAGGGCCGCTCGCTCGGCCGGATCGCCTGGACCCGCTTCAAGCGGGACAAGGCCGCCGTCGCCGGCGGCGTCGTGGTGATCCTGCTGATCCTGCTCGCCGTGCTGGCCAAGCCGATCGAATCGGCCTTCGGCCTCGACCCCGACGCCCTCAACCAGGACCTCCTGGACGCCGACCTCGGCGGTCTGCCGTTCGGCGACTGGGGCGGCATGAGCTGGGACCACCCGCTCGGCGTCGACCCGCTGCAGGGACGTGACCTGCTGACCCGCGTCATCGAGGGTTCCTGGGTCTCCCTGCTGGTCGCCTTCGGCGCGACCGTGCTGTCCAACACCATCGGCACCGTGCTCGGCATCATGGCCGGCTACTACGGCGGCTGGGTGGACACCCTGATCAGCCGGGTGATGGACGTCTTCCTCGCCTTCCCGCTGCTGCTGTTCGCGATCGCGATCTCGACCTCGCTGCAGGGCGGCGCGTTCGGCCTGCACGGCCTCCCGCTGCACATCATGGTGCTGATCTTCGTGATCGGCTTCTTCAACTGGCCCTACATGGGCCGGATCGTGCGCGGACAGACCCTCTCGCTGCGCGAGCGCGAGTTCGTCTACGCGGCCCGGAGCCTGGGTGCCCGCGGGCCGTTCATCCTCTTCAAGGAGCTGCTGCCCAACCTGGTCGGTCCGATCCTGGTCTACTCGACCCTGCTGATCCCGACCAACATCCTCTTCGAGGCCGGGCTGAGCTTCCTCGGCGTGGGCATCCAGCCCCCGCAGGCCTCCTGGGGCGGCATGCTCCAGGACGCGATCCGGTACTACCAGGTGGACCCCCAGTACATGGTGGTCCCCGGTGTGGCGATCTTCGTCACCGTACTCGCCTTCAACCTGCTCGGCGACGGGCTGCGTGACGCCCTCGATCCCAAGAGCAACTGA
- a CDS encoding enhanced serine sensitivity protein SseB C-terminal domain-containing protein — MLNALAEGRVWMLLWHGTPGSADAQYGNMEISGHGYAPAVTSPEQLAASGWARAHEVISGREIAASLYRTRWGLWLNPHAPGGGVGVPWADLRRVAAGLDRLPAGPLKLSEPQVPAQQFFALLERQAAEVRAVRALRRAWVRPSVGEPYLAIGLELYESSPPTVEAVRALMQRAIAVAPEGLAVSTVAMADEFDPVALWMRAHARPFYDREAAGHGRPQTGPYPPVPPPPYASQQGPAQGQGFGYGTRPSAPAWPGQQPPPQQPWPGYPGR, encoded by the coding sequence ATGCTGAACGCGCTCGCCGAGGGCCGGGTCTGGATGCTGCTGTGGCACGGGACGCCGGGCAGCGCCGACGCCCAGTACGGGAACATGGAGATCAGCGGCCACGGTTACGCGCCGGCCGTCACCTCGCCCGAGCAGCTGGCGGCGTCCGGCTGGGCGCGGGCGCACGAGGTGATCTCCGGCCGGGAGATCGCGGCGTCGCTGTACCGGACCCGCTGGGGGCTGTGGCTGAACCCGCACGCCCCGGGCGGCGGGGTCGGGGTGCCGTGGGCGGACCTGCGCCGGGTGGCGGCGGGCCTGGACCGGCTGCCGGCCGGTCCGCTGAAGCTGAGCGAGCCGCAGGTGCCGGCCCAGCAGTTCTTCGCGCTGCTGGAGCGGCAGGCGGCCGAGGTGCGGGCGGTGCGGGCGCTGCGCCGGGCCTGGGTGCGGCCGTCGGTGGGCGAGCCGTACCTCGCCATCGGTCTCGAGCTGTACGAGAGCTCGCCGCCCACGGTGGAGGCGGTGCGGGCGCTGATGCAGCGGGCGATCGCGGTCGCGCCGGAGGGTCTGGCGGTCTCGACGGTCGCGATGGCGGACGAGTTCGACCCGGTGGCGCTGTGGATGCGGGCGCACGCGCGCCCGTTCTACGACCGGGAGGCGGCCGGTCACGGCCGTCCGCAGACCGGCCCGTACCCGCCGGTGCCCCCGCCGCCGTACGCCTCGCAGCAGGGCCCCGCCCAGGGGCAGGGCTTCGGTTACGGCACCCGGCCGTCGGCTCCGGCCTGGCCGGGGCAGCAGCCTCCGCCGCAGCAGCCGTGGCCCGGCTACCCCGGTCGCTGA
- a CDS encoding enhanced serine sensitivity protein SseB C-terminal domain-containing protein, protein MGNPEEQQGWGGARSAPAGGAWPANELEQVLTAALGDPGATPRVIEVLARSQVWIPLPSGGDPQGRALDLPTLELAGGPYVPVFSSQEVLLQQAPGMAFAVAPVWEFARGLPLGVGIAVNPEAPVGIPVPPEGVAELRRGPREDRWEAAQDAPSGGRVALREPVPGEDPELFLAACRAELALLPGVLTARRALASVEGEPTVMFVGVQLDPAAPADPGAVNEALGRALGTAPLPGGVHLVLLDLADDPVVEWMVNRVAPFHVRG, encoded by the coding sequence ATGGGCAACCCGGAGGAGCAGCAGGGCTGGGGCGGGGCGCGGTCGGCGCCGGCCGGCGGTGCGTGGCCGGCCAACGAGCTGGAGCAGGTGCTCACCGCTGCGCTCGGCGACCCGGGCGCGACCCCGCGGGTGATCGAGGTGCTGGCGCGCAGCCAGGTGTGGATCCCGCTGCCGTCCGGCGGCGACCCGCAGGGACGGGCGCTGGACCTGCCGACCCTGGAACTGGCCGGCGGCCCCTATGTCCCGGTGTTCTCCTCGCAGGAGGTGCTGCTCCAGCAGGCGCCGGGGATGGCGTTCGCGGTCGCCCCGGTCTGGGAGTTCGCCCGCGGCCTGCCGCTGGGCGTCGGCATCGCCGTCAACCCCGAGGCCCCGGTGGGCATCCCGGTCCCGCCGGAGGGCGTGGCCGAGCTGCGCCGCGGGCCGCGCGAGGACCGCTGGGAGGCCGCCCAGGACGCGCCGTCCGGGGGCCGGGTGGCGCTGCGCGAGCCGGTGCCGGGCGAGGACCCGGAGCTGTTCCTGGCCGCCTGCCGGGCCGAACTGGCACTGCTGCCCGGGGTGCTGACCGCCCGGCGGGCGCTGGCCAGCGTCGAGGGCGAGCCGACCGTGATGTTCGTGGGCGTCCAGCTGGACCCGGCGGCCCCGGCCGACCCGGGGGCGGTGAACGAGGCGCTGGGGCGCGCGCTGGGAACCGCGCCGCTGCCCGGTGGCGTCCATCTCGTACTGCTCGACCTCGCGGACGATCCGGTGGTCGAGTGGATGGTGAACCGGGTCGCGCCCTTCCACGTGCGGGGCTGA
- the gcvT gene encoding glycine cleavage system aminomethyltransferase GcvT — protein MSSLRLTALDALHRALGATMTDFAGWDMPLRYGSEREEHLAVRTRAGLFDLSHMGEITVTGPQAGEMLDHALVGFVSALGVLRARYTMICAEDGGILDDLIVYRLREDAFLVVANASNAQLVLDELIARAKGFNAVVSDDRDAYALIAVQGPESTAILADTTEADLPGLKYYAILPAQVAGRDVLLARTGYTGEDGFEIFCNPGDAEQIWQALTAAGTDRGLIPCGLSCRDTLRLEAGMPLYGHELSTDLTPFDAGLGRVVRFDKTTNEGAFVGRKALERAAAEAEANPPRVLVGLVSEGKRVPRAEYTVVSTDGAPIGLITSGAPSPTLEKPIAMAYVDAAHAAPGTTVAVDVRGKHEPVQVVALPFYKRAR, from the coding sequence ATGTCGTCCCTCCGCCTCACCGCGCTCGACGCGCTGCACCGCGCCCTCGGCGCCACCATGACCGACTTCGCCGGCTGGGACATGCCGCTGCGCTACGGCAGCGAGCGCGAGGAGCACCTCGCCGTCCGCACCAGGGCCGGCCTGTTCGACCTGTCGCACATGGGCGAGATCACCGTCACCGGCCCGCAGGCCGGCGAGATGCTGGACCACGCCCTGGTCGGCTTCGTCTCCGCGCTCGGCGTGCTGCGCGCCCGCTACACCATGATCTGCGCCGAGGACGGCGGCATCCTGGACGACCTGATCGTCTACCGCCTGCGCGAGGACGCCTTCCTGGTCGTCGCCAACGCCTCCAACGCCCAGCTGGTGCTGGACGAGCTGATCGCCCGCGCCAAGGGCTTCAACGCCGTCGTCTCCGACGACCGCGACGCCTACGCGCTGATCGCCGTCCAGGGCCCGGAGTCCACCGCGATCCTGGCCGACACCACCGAGGCCGACCTGCCCGGCCTGAAGTACTACGCGATCCTCCCGGCCCAGGTGGCCGGCCGCGACGTGCTGCTCGCCCGCACCGGCTACACCGGCGAGGACGGCTTCGAGATCTTCTGCAACCCGGGCGACGCCGAGCAGATCTGGCAGGCGCTGACCGCCGCCGGCACCGACCGGGGCCTGATCCCCTGCGGCCTGTCCTGCCGCGACACGCTGCGCCTGGAGGCCGGCATGCCGCTGTACGGCCACGAGCTGTCCACCGACCTGACCCCGTTCGACGCCGGCCTCGGCCGGGTGGTGCGCTTCGACAAGACCACCAACGAGGGCGCCTTCGTCGGCCGCAAGGCCCTGGAGCGGGCCGCCGCCGAGGCCGAGGCCAACCCGCCGCGGGTCCTGGTCGGCCTGGTCTCCGAGGGCAAGCGGGTGCCGCGCGCCGAGTACACCGTGGTCTCCACCGACGGCGCCCCGATCGGCCTGATCACCTCCGGCGCGCCCTCCCCCACCCTCGAGAAGCCGATCGCGATGGCCTACGTGGACGCGGCCCACGCCGCCCCGGGCACCACCGTCGCGGTGGACGTGCGCGGCAAGCACGAGCCGGTGCAGGTCGTGGCGCTGCCGTTCTACAAGCGCGCCCGCTGA
- the gcvH gene encoding glycine cleavage system protein GcvH, with protein MSNPQHLQYTEEHEWLTTAEAGEVATVGITKHAADALGDIVYVQLPAVGDTVTAGETCGELESTKSVSDLYSPVTGEITEVNEAVADDNSLVNSDPFEGGWLFKVRVESTGALLSADEYTKLTNPSA; from the coding sequence ATGAGCAACCCCCAGCACCTGCAGTACACCGAGGAGCACGAGTGGCTGACCACCGCCGAGGCCGGTGAGGTCGCCACGGTCGGCATCACCAAGCACGCCGCGGACGCCCTCGGCGACATCGTCTACGTGCAGCTGCCCGCGGTCGGCGACACCGTCACCGCCGGTGAGACCTGTGGCGAGCTGGAGTCGACCAAGTCGGTCAGCGACCTGTACTCGCCCGTCACCGGCGAGATCACCGAGGTCAACGAGGCCGTCGCCGACGACAACAGCCTGGTCAACAGCGACCCGTTCGAGGGCGGCTGGCTGTTCAAGGTCCGCGTGGAGTCGACCGGCGCCCTGCTGAGCGCCGACGAGTACACCAAGCTCACCAACCCCTCGGCCTGA
- the glyA gene encoding serine hydroxymethyltransferase, whose product MTVLNQSLHALDPEIAAAVDAELHRQQTTLEMIASENFAPVAVMEAQGSVLTNKYAEGYPGRRYYGGCEHVDVVEQIAIDRIKALFGAEHANVQPHSGAQANAAAMFALIQPGDTILGLSLAHGGHLTHGMKINFSGKLYNVAAYHVDDKTGQVDMAEVERLAKEHRPKLIIAGWSAYPRQLDFAAFRRIADEVDALLMVDMAHFAGLVAAGLHPNPVPYADVVTTTTHKTLGGPRGGVILSKAEWAKKINSAVFPGQQGGPLEHVIAGKAVAFKVAASEDFKERQQRTLDGARILAERLLQADVTEAGVSVLSGGTDVHLVLVDLRNSQLDGQQAEDRLHEVGITVNRNAIPNDPRPPMVTSGLRIGTPALATRGFGAEDFREVADIIAEALKPAYDETVADALKARVTALAEKYPLYPNL is encoded by the coding sequence ATGACGGTTCTGAACCAGTCCTTGCACGCCCTCGACCCGGAGATCGCCGCCGCGGTCGACGCCGAGCTGCACCGCCAGCAGACCACCCTGGAGATGATCGCCTCCGAGAACTTCGCCCCGGTGGCGGTCATGGAGGCCCAGGGCTCGGTCCTGACCAACAAGTACGCCGAGGGCTACCCCGGCCGCCGCTACTACGGCGGCTGCGAGCACGTCGACGTGGTCGAGCAGATCGCGATCGACCGGATCAAGGCCCTGTTCGGCGCCGAGCACGCCAACGTCCAGCCGCACTCGGGCGCGCAGGCCAACGCCGCCGCGATGTTCGCGCTGATCCAGCCGGGCGACACCATCCTGGGCCTGTCCCTGGCCCACGGCGGTCACCTGACCCACGGCATGAAGATCAACTTCTCCGGCAAGCTCTACAACGTGGCCGCGTACCACGTGGACGACAAGACCGGTCAGGTCGACATGGCCGAGGTCGAGCGCCTGGCCAAGGAGCACCGGCCGAAGCTGATCATCGCCGGGTGGTCCGCCTACCCGCGCCAGCTCGACTTCGCCGCGTTCCGCCGGATCGCCGACGAGGTCGACGCGCTGCTGATGGTCGACATGGCCCACTTCGCCGGCCTGGTCGCCGCGGGCCTGCACCCCAACCCGGTGCCGTACGCGGACGTGGTCACCACCACCACCCACAAGACCCTGGGCGGCCCGCGCGGCGGCGTCATCCTCTCCAAGGCCGAGTGGGCCAAGAAGATCAACTCCGCGGTCTTCCCCGGCCAGCAGGGCGGCCCGCTCGAGCACGTCATCGCCGGCAAGGCCGTCGCCTTCAAGGTCGCCGCCTCCGAGGACTTCAAGGAGCGCCAGCAGCGCACCCTGGACGGCGCCCGGATCCTGGCCGAGCGCCTGCTCCAGGCCGACGTCACCGAGGCCGGCGTCTCGGTGCTGTCCGGCGGCACCGACGTCCACCTGGTCCTGGTCGACCTGCGCAACAGCCAGCTCGACGGCCAGCAGGCCGAGGACCGGCTGCACGAGGTCGGCATCACCGTCAACCGCAACGCGATCCCGAACGACCCGCGCCCGCCGATGGTCACCTCCGGCCTGCGGATCGGCACCCCGGCGCTCGCCACCCGCGGCTTCGGCGCCGAGGACTTCCGCGAGGTCGCCGACATCATCGCCGAGGCCCTGAAGCCGGCCTACGACGAGACCGTCGCCGACGCCCTGAAGGCCCGGGTCACCGCCCTCGCCGAGAAGTACCCGCTGTACCCGAACCTGTAG
- a CDS encoding L-serine ammonia-lyase yields the protein MAISVFDLFSIGIGPSSSHTVGPMRAARMFARRLKSEALLDEVTAVRAELFGSLGATGHGHGTPKAVLLGLEGYSPRTVDVDRADLDVERITAEKRLNLLGTHAIDFDRDTQLVLHRRRSLPYHANGMTLWAYRADGSTVLEKTYYSVGGGFVVDEDAIGADRVKPDDTVLKYPFRTGDELLRLSRETGLSISGLMLENEKAWRSEEEIRTGLLEIWQVMQECVRAGMSREGILPGGLKVRRRAASGARALRAEGIGPANAMEWVTLYAMAVNEENASGRRVVTAPTNGAAGIIPAVLHYYLNFIPGADDDGIVRFLLAAGAIGMLFKENASISGAEVGCQGEVGSACSMAAGGLAEVLGGSPEQVENAAEIGIEHNLGLTCDPVGGLVQIPCIERNGMASVKAVTAARMALRGDGRHHVSLDKAIKTMKETGADMKIKYKETSRGGLAVNVIEC from the coding sequence GTGGCCATCAGCGTCTTCGACCTCTTCTCCATCGGCATCGGCCCGTCCAGTTCCCACACCGTCGGCCCCATGCGCGCCGCCCGGATGTTCGCCCGCCGCCTGAAGTCCGAGGCCCTGCTGGACGAGGTGACGGCCGTCCGGGCCGAACTGTTCGGCTCGCTGGGCGCCACCGGCCACGGCCACGGCACCCCCAAGGCCGTCCTGCTCGGCCTGGAGGGCTACTCCCCGCGCACCGTGGACGTCGACCGGGCCGACCTCGACGTCGAGCGGATCACCGCCGAGAAGCGGCTCAACCTGCTCGGCACGCACGCCATCGACTTCGACCGGGACACCCAGCTGGTGCTGCACCGGCGGCGCTCGCTGCCGTACCACGCCAACGGCATGACCCTCTGGGCCTACCGGGCCGACGGCTCCACCGTGCTGGAGAAGACCTACTACTCGGTCGGCGGCGGCTTCGTCGTGGACGAGGACGCGATCGGCGCGGACCGGGTCAAGCCCGACGACACCGTGCTGAAGTACCCCTTCCGCACCGGTGACGAGCTGCTCCGGCTCAGCCGGGAGACCGGCCTGTCGATCTCCGGCCTGATGCTGGAGAACGAGAAGGCCTGGCGCAGCGAGGAGGAGATCCGGACCGGGCTGCTGGAGATCTGGCAGGTCATGCAGGAGTGCGTCCGGGCCGGCATGTCCCGCGAGGGGATACTCCCCGGCGGCCTCAAGGTGCGCCGCCGCGCCGCCTCCGGCGCCCGTGCGCTGCGTGCCGAGGGCATCGGCCCGGCCAACGCGATGGAGTGGGTGACCCTCTACGCGATGGCGGTCAACGAGGAGAACGCCTCCGGCCGCCGGGTGGTCACCGCCCCGACCAACGGCGCGGCCGGCATCATCCCCGCCGTCCTGCACTACTACCTGAACTTCATCCCCGGCGCGGACGACGACGGCATCGTCCGCTTCCTGCTCGCCGCGGGCGCGATCGGCATGCTCTTCAAGGAGAACGCCTCCATCTCCGGCGCCGAGGTCGGCTGCCAGGGCGAGGTCGGCTCGGCCTGCTCGATGGCGGCCGGCGGTCTCGCGGAGGTCCTCGGCGGTTCGCCCGAGCAGGTCGAGAACGCCGCCGAGATCGGCATCGAGCACAACCTCGGCCTCACCTGCGACCCGGTCGGCGGCCTGGTCCAGATCCCCTGCATCGAGCGCAACGGCATGGCCTCGGTCAAGGCCGTCACCGCCGCCCGGATGGCCCTGCGCGGCGACGGCCGCCACCACGTCTCCCTCGACAAGGCGATCAAGACCATGAAGGAGACCGGCGCCGACATGAAGATCAAGTACAAGGAGACGTCCCGCGGCGGCCTCGCCGTCAACGTCATCGAGTGCTGA
- a CDS encoding VOC family protein — translation MTTTTADNVVPERYRYAVVPHILVEDAAAAIDFYRRAFGARQDVRIDAPGGGVLHAEISIGASVLMLGDAGGDGAPFTAPAALGGTSVALHVYVPDVDALTARAEAAGAEILQPPTDQFHGDRTAVLRDPSGHLWIFLTHLEDLAPEELHRRVPAG, via the coding sequence GTGACGACCACCACCGCCGACAACGTCGTGCCCGAGCGCTACCGCTACGCCGTCGTGCCGCACATCTTGGTCGAGGACGCCGCCGCGGCGATCGACTTCTACCGGCGGGCCTTCGGTGCCCGCCAGGACGTCCGGATCGACGCGCCGGGCGGCGGCGTGCTGCACGCGGAGATCAGCATCGGGGCGTCGGTCCTGATGCTGGGCGACGCCGGCGGGGACGGCGCGCCCTTCACCGCCCCGGCGGCCCTCGGCGGCACCAGCGTCGCCCTGCACGTCTACGTCCCGGACGTCGACGCCCTGACCGCGCGGGCCGAGGCCGCCGGCGCGGAGATCCTCCAGCCGCCGACGGACCAGTTCCACGGCGACCGCACCGCCGTGCTCAGGGACCCCTCGGGTCACCTGTGGATCTTCCTGACCCACCTGGAGGACCTCGCCCCCGAGGAACTCCACCGCCGCGTGCCCGCCGGCTGA
- a CDS encoding AAA family ATPase, with product MYVKRLTMNGVRGFDGRRRVDLDFTRPDGSYAGWTVLAGRNGSGKTTLLRAIALAWAGERLGVQLEDRLEGWLSERADAGRIGLEILSDPLWDAGSHEPLVGRLTVRWWMGPRSAGPTLFEPEVVKRLEFARVRFEADSDLFEEILWSGADIPGWFVAAYGPFRRLSGGDAGARRTVDMDRMPDFSAKQNAVQTLFGEKFSLSETASWLLRLHTERLEGRRDAVELVEMIIALLQDGLLPDGHRVSKLDGGGLWIENEETGRTAPLARMSDGYRTVVVLVLDIIRSMFEAYPYLGERALVYENEVPTLRHPGVVLIDEVDAHLHVSWQQRIGEWLKRHFPQVQFIVTTHSPYICQAADANGLIRLPGPSEESAPCVVEDELYRRVVHGTGDDAVISDLFGLDTPFSPESQELRRELVGLEKALVLGRATDADKQRLRDLKVRLASSPVTRVDEISARLLGDGDAR from the coding sequence ATGTACGTGAAGAGACTGACGATGAACGGGGTCCGCGGCTTCGACGGTCGGCGGAGAGTGGACCTCGACTTCACCCGCCCGGACGGCAGTTACGCGGGCTGGACGGTCCTGGCCGGGCGCAACGGGTCCGGCAAGACCACGCTGCTGCGTGCCATCGCACTCGCCTGGGCCGGGGAGCGGCTGGGCGTCCAGCTGGAGGACCGGCTGGAGGGGTGGCTCTCCGAGCGGGCCGACGCGGGGAGGATCGGACTGGAGATCCTGAGCGACCCGCTCTGGGACGCCGGCTCGCACGAGCCGCTGGTCGGGCGGTTGACCGTCCGCTGGTGGATGGGTCCGCGTTCGGCGGGCCCGACGCTCTTCGAGCCGGAGGTCGTGAAGAGGCTCGAGTTCGCGCGGGTGCGCTTCGAGGCGGACTCCGATCTCTTCGAGGAGATCCTGTGGTCCGGAGCCGACATCCCCGGGTGGTTCGTCGCGGCGTACGGGCCGTTCCGTCGGCTCTCCGGCGGTGATGCCGGTGCGCGCCGCACGGTCGACATGGACCGGATGCCGGACTTCTCCGCGAAGCAGAACGCCGTGCAGACCCTCTTCGGCGAGAAGTTCTCGCTCTCCGAAACGGCCAGTTGGCTGCTGCGCCTGCACACGGAGCGGCTGGAGGGGCGGCGGGACGCGGTCGAGCTCGTCGAGATGATCATCGCCCTGCTGCAGGACGGGCTGCTGCCGGACGGACACCGGGTCAGCAAGCTGGACGGCGGGGGGCTGTGGATCGAGAACGAGGAGACCGGCCGGACGGCGCCGCTCGCCCGGATGAGCGACGGCTACCGGACCGTGGTCGTTCTGGTGCTCGACATCATCCGCTCCATGTTCGAGGCGTACCCCTACCTGGGCGAGCGGGCGCTGGTCTACGAGAACGAGGTGCCGACGCTCCGCCACCCCGGGGTCGTGCTGATCGACGAGGTCGACGCCCACCTGCACGTCTCGTGGCAGCAGCGGATCGGTGAGTGGCTGAAGCGGCACTTCCCGCAGGTGCAGTTCATCGTCACCACGCACAGCCCCTACATCTGCCAGGCGGCCGACGCGAACGGCCTCATCAGGCTCCCCGGCCCCAGCGAGGAATCGGCGCCGTGCGTCGTCGAGGACGAGCTCTACCGCCGTGTCGTCCACGGCACGGGTGACGACGCCGTCATCTCGGACCTGTTCGGGCTGGACACGCCCTTCTCCCCGGAGTCGCAGGAACTCAGACGGGAGCTCGTGGGGCTGGAGAAGGCGCTGGTCCTCGGCCGGGCCACTGACGCGGACAAGCAGCGGCTCAGGGACCTCAAGGTGAGACTGGCCAGCTCGCCCGTCACCCGGGTCGACGAGATCTCCGCACGACTCCTCGGCGACGGTGACGCACGGTGA